A DNA window from Actinomadura luzonensis contains the following coding sequences:
- a CDS encoding catechol 2,3-dioxygenase, with product MNALLHDVAHLGYAELLTPQPERSLWFFTEILGMTRAGADGDSVYLRTYDDYEHHSLKLTAHRTSGLRATGLRAASQEALERRVLAVKDAGLGIGWRDGDAGRGPTYAFRDPDGHEMHLYWESEWYEAPEELRSALKNQPQAFPRHGVGVRRLDHVNYLAAEAAANGAFVRDALGARVTEQIMLDSGRVSAQWLHFANKSYDLVYTDDWSGSSGRLHHLAFATNGREDILRAADIALENGVFIETGPHKHAIQQTFFLYLYEPGGNRIELCNPLTRLILAPDWRTVTWTEAERAKGQAWGLKTIESFHTHGTPPLE from the coding sequence ATGAACGCCCTGCTGCACGACGTCGCCCACCTCGGCTACGCCGAACTGCTCACCCCCCAGCCCGAGCGCAGCCTGTGGTTCTTCACCGAGATCCTCGGCATGACCCGCGCCGGCGCCGACGGCGACTCGGTCTACCTGCGCACCTACGACGACTACGAGCACCACAGCCTCAAGCTGACCGCCCACCGCACCTCCGGCCTGCGCGCGACCGGCCTCCGCGCGGCGAGCCAGGAGGCGCTGGAGCGCCGGGTGCTCGCCGTCAAGGACGCCGGGCTCGGCATCGGCTGGCGCGACGGCGACGCCGGGCGCGGCCCCACGTACGCCTTCCGCGACCCCGACGGGCACGAGATGCACCTGTACTGGGAGTCGGAGTGGTACGAGGCGCCCGAGGAGCTACGGTCGGCGCTGAAGAACCAGCCGCAGGCGTTCCCCCGGCACGGGGTGGGCGTGCGCCGCCTCGACCACGTCAACTACCTGGCCGCCGAGGCCGCCGCCAACGGCGCCTTCGTCCGCGACGCGCTCGGCGCCCGCGTCACCGAGCAGATCATGCTGGACAGCGGCCGCGTCTCGGCCCAGTGGCTGCACTTCGCGAACAAGTCGTACGACCTGGTCTACACCGACGACTGGTCCGGCTCGTCCGGGCGGCTGCACCACCTCGCGTTCGCCACCAACGGCCGCGAGGACATCCTGCGCGCCGCCGACATCGCCCTCGAGAACGGCGTCTTCATCGAGACCGGCCCGCACAAGCACGCCATCCAGCAGACGTTCTTCCTCTACCTGTACGAGCCCGGCGGCAACCGGATCGAGCTGTGCAACCCCCTCACCCGGCTCATCCTGGCCCCCGACTGGCGAACGGTGACCTGGACCGAGGCCGAGCGCGCCAAGGGCCAGGCGTGGGGGCTGAAGACCATCGAGTCCTTCCACACGCACGGCACCCCGCCGCTGGAGTGA
- a CDS encoding PepSY-associated TM helix domain-containing protein, which yields MTSVEARPAPSPTTPAPASSSQRYRAVWRWHFYAGLFVAPVLLVLAVTGAVYLFKEPFEEWRYQDVRTLAQPVAAPRPLSEQIAAARDARPGAAVMSVVPPSSPDRTTRVILQGADTGPFAQGVSVYVDPGTARVVGQIDDAATFMRMVRTIHGELMSGVAGDRVVEIAACWALILVASGTYLWWTGRRTRARASRSPRGRLRRLHVRVGVGSGAVVVFLVVSGLPWSGVWGDGLQRLQERTGSTAPNAADFPHTSTPPLSGDLSANPDAKVPWAAERLPVPESGGHAGHAGHGGAAQAGALPVEAALAAARPAVASCGECEVKVLLPDGPTGVYTVVAEPRRDPSAARTLHVDQYSGKVLTSYGWAEYGTMAKLVEQGIALHEGRRYGPANLAVMLAACLSLITLVVTGGWMWWKRRPRGRAGAPARPADRRTAYGVIAIMAVLGLVFPLAGATMVAVLLLDRLVLRRVPAVARFVG from the coding sequence ATGACCTCGGTCGAGGCACGCCCAGCCCCTTCCCCCACCACTCCCGCCCCCGCCTCCTCTTCGCAGCGTTACCGCGCCGTGTGGCGCTGGCACTTCTACGCCGGCCTGTTCGTCGCCCCCGTCCTGCTCGTGCTCGCCGTGACCGGCGCCGTCTACCTGTTCAAGGAGCCGTTCGAGGAGTGGCGCTACCAGGACGTCCGCACCCTCGCCCAGCCGGTCGCCGCGCCGCGCCCGCTGTCGGAGCAGATCGCCGCCGCCCGCGACGCCCGCCCCGGGGCGGCGGTCATGTCCGTCGTCCCGCCCTCCTCCCCTGACCGCACCACCCGCGTCATCCTCCAGGGCGCGGACACCGGCCCGTTCGCGCAGGGCGTCTCCGTGTACGTGGACCCGGGCACGGCCCGGGTGGTCGGCCAGATCGACGACGCGGCCACGTTCATGCGGATGGTCCGCACGATCCACGGCGAGCTGATGTCCGGCGTCGCCGGCGACCGCGTCGTGGAGATCGCGGCCTGCTGGGCGCTGATCCTCGTGGCGTCGGGCACGTACCTGTGGTGGACCGGCCGCCGGACCCGGGCGCGGGCCTCCAGGTCGCCCCGCGGCCGGCTGCGCCGCCTGCACGTCCGGGTGGGCGTCGGGTCGGGCGCGGTCGTGGTCTTCCTGGTCGTGTCCGGCCTGCCCTGGTCGGGCGTGTGGGGCGACGGGCTGCAACGCCTCCAGGAGCGCACCGGCTCGACCGCGCCGAACGCCGCCGATTTCCCGCACACCTCCACTCCGCCGCTGTCCGGCGACCTGTCCGCGAACCCCGACGCCAAGGTGCCGTGGGCGGCCGAGCGGCTGCCCGTCCCCGAGTCCGGCGGGCATGCCGGGCACGCCGGCCACGGCGGGGCGGCGCAGGCCGGCGCGCTGCCCGTGGAGGCCGCGCTCGCCGCCGCCCGGCCCGCCGTCGCCTCGTGCGGCGAGTGCGAGGTCAAGGTGCTCCTGCCGGACGGCCCGACCGGCGTCTACACGGTCGTGGCCGAGCCGCGCCGCGACCCGTCGGCCGCCCGCACGCTCCACGTGGACCAGTACTCGGGCAAGGTGCTGACGTCGTACGGCTGGGCCGAGTACGGCACGATGGCCAAGCTCGTCGAGCAGGGCATCGCGCTGCACGAGGGCCGCAGGTACGGCCCCGCCAACCTGGCCGTCATGCTCGCCGCCTGCCTGTCGCTGATCACGCTCGTGGTCACCGGCGGGTGGATGTGGTGGAAGCGCCGGCCGCGCGGCCGCGCCGGGGCGCCCGCCCGGCCGGCGGACCGGCGCACGGCGTACGGGGTGATCGCGATCATGGCGGTGCTGGGGCTGGTGTTCCCGCTGGCGGGCGCGACCATGGTGGCGGTGCTGCTGCTGGACCGGCTGGTGCTGCGGCGGGTCCCGGCGGTGGCCCGGTTCGTGGGCTGA
- a CDS encoding polysaccharide deacetylase family protein — MSTGARRGSARVAASVVLTAAALATVSHRPPPAGTVQAATRDAAGPARADAATTRNVPASATTAQAGTGQDRAAQAGPARDRAATARGRAVDCRRVKCVALTFDDGPGPYTDTLLRHLAAYDARATFFVVGQNVAAYPSVLRRAVAAGHEIGNHTWSHPDLTKLSAARVRAQVARDDQAIRDAAGLTPALVRPPYGAFDATVRAQVKRPLVLWSVDTLDWLHRDSARVARVAIRSARPGSVILFHDIHPTTVRAVPRVLKALSRQGYAFVTVSRLFGGRPPRLVYSGGAPDQL, encoded by the coding sequence ATGAGCACTGGTGCCAGACGGGGATCGGCGCGGGTGGCGGCCTCGGTCGTCCTGACCGCCGCGGCGCTCGCGACGGTCTCCCACCGTCCGCCGCCGGCGGGAACGGTCCAGGCGGCCACGCGCGACGCCGCCGGCCCGGCCCGCGCCGACGCGGCCACGACCAGGAACGTTCCCGCGTCCGCTACGACCGCGCAGGCCGGCACCGGACAGGACCGCGCCGCGCAGGCCGGCCCCGCGCGGGACCGCGCCGCGACGGCCCGGGGCCGGGCGGTGGACTGCCGCCGCGTCAAGTGCGTGGCCCTCACCTTCGACGACGGCCCAGGGCCGTACACCGACACGCTGCTCCGCCACCTCGCCGCCTACGACGCCCGCGCCACGTTCTTCGTCGTCGGCCAGAACGTCGCCGCCTACCCCTCCGTCCTGCGCCGGGCCGTCGCCGCCGGCCACGAGATCGGCAACCACACCTGGTCGCACCCCGACCTGACGAAGCTGTCGGCCGCCCGGGTGCGCGCCCAGGTGGCGCGCGACGACCAGGCGATCAGGGACGCGGCGGGCCTCACGCCGGCGCTCGTCCGGCCGCCGTACGGGGCCTTCGACGCCACCGTCCGCGCCCAGGTCAAGCGCCCGCTGGTGCTGTGGAGCGTCGACACCCTGGACTGGCTGCACCGCGACAGCGCCCGCGTCGCCCGGGTGGCGATCAGGTCGGCGCGGCCCGGCAGCGTCATCCTGTTCCACGACATCCACCCGACGACCGTGCGGGCCGTTCCGCGGGTGCTGAAGGCGCTGTCCAGGCAGGGGTACGCGTTCGTCACCGTCAGCCGGTTGTTCGGCGGCCGGCCGCCGCGCCTGGTGTACAGCGGAGGGGCGCCGGATCAGCTCTGA